Proteins from one Nakamurella multipartita DSM 44233 genomic window:
- a CDS encoding pentapeptide repeat-containing protein, with the protein MLPLLTADCGQCSALCCVATSFKKSADFAFDRPAGRPCPNLLADFGCGIHDQLRDRGFPGCVAFDCFGAGQRITRSTFGGRTWRSDPALAPDIFRAFMIMLDLHEIMWHLEQALALPAGPDHAELASHLDRIAAWAEQAPAELVDLDVAAAMTPVGELLERVSARVRSSVPHGADHRRAMLLGANLRRADLRGATFRGATLVGADLRRADLRRADLTGADLRGADLRGADLTGALWVRQGQLAAAVGDGATRLPIGLTRPAHWR; encoded by the coding sequence GTGTTGCCGCTGCTGACGGCCGACTGCGGGCAGTGCTCGGCCCTGTGCTGCGTGGCCACGAGCTTCAAGAAGTCGGCCGACTTCGCCTTCGACCGGCCCGCCGGCCGGCCCTGCCCGAACCTGCTGGCCGATTTCGGCTGCGGCATCCACGATCAACTCCGCGACCGCGGCTTCCCCGGCTGCGTGGCGTTCGACTGCTTCGGCGCCGGGCAGCGGATCACCCGGTCGACGTTCGGCGGCCGGACCTGGCGGTCCGACCCCGCGCTCGCCCCAGACATCTTCCGCGCCTTCATGATCATGCTCGACCTGCACGAGATCATGTGGCACCTAGAACAGGCGCTGGCCCTGCCCGCCGGCCCGGACCACGCCGAGCTGGCCTCCCACCTCGACCGGATCGCCGCCTGGGCCGAGCAGGCGCCGGCGGAGCTGGTCGATCTCGACGTGGCCGCGGCGATGACGCCGGTCGGTGAGCTGCTGGAGCGGGTCAGCGCCCGGGTCCGTTCGTCGGTACCCCACGGGGCCGACCATCGGCGAGCAATGCTGCTCGGGGCGAACCTGCGCCGGGCCGACCTGCGCGGCGCCACCTTTCGCGGCGCCACCCTGGTCGGCGCGGACCTGCGCCGGGCCGATCTGCGGCGGGCCGACCTGACCGGCGCCGACCTGCGCGGGGCCGACCTGCGCGGGGCCGACCTGACCGGCGCGCTGTGGGTGCGGCAGGGTCAGCTGGCGGCCGCGGTCGGCGACGGCGCCACCCGCCTGCCGATCGGCCTGACCCGACCGGCGCACTGGCGTTAG
- a CDS encoding CPBP family intramembrane glutamic endopeptidase: MHPDPRDPPTQPLPVPRPALAEAVGNAPVVTGPVVAGPVVAGPVTLDGRVRPPWTFVDVFVGLGVVLLASTLLSAVVRLSGATPGPALLLLSALPVWVGLLGTAIWACRRHGTGNLVADLALRFRWIDLFIGLGAGVGLRVAIGLWTIFCARVTGSLPQGNLQDVLDGNGLGTGVWLVVNMAAIAVVGPVIEEIFFRGVGLRGALASLLRRSGTNPRLADPRRRARLAIAATAAVFALLHVSEVNDAVSALALLPGLFAAGAVLGWLTIRFGRLGPAIVTHVVFNGVAVVALLVVAGSA; this comes from the coding sequence GTGCATCCGGACCCCCGCGACCCGCCCACCCAGCCGTTGCCGGTGCCCCGGCCGGCGCTGGCCGAGGCGGTCGGCAACGCCCCGGTCGTCACCGGGCCGGTCGTCGCCGGACCCGTCGTCGCCGGGCCCGTCACCCTCGACGGCAGGGTCCGGCCGCCGTGGACCTTCGTCGACGTCTTCGTCGGCCTCGGGGTCGTACTGCTGGCCAGCACCCTGCTCTCCGCCGTGGTCCGGCTGTCCGGGGCCACACCGGGACCGGCGCTGCTGCTGCTGTCCGCGTTGCCGGTCTGGGTCGGGCTGCTGGGCACCGCGATCTGGGCCTGCCGGCGGCACGGCACCGGGAATCTGGTCGCCGATCTGGCCCTGCGCTTCCGCTGGATCGACCTGTTCATCGGCCTGGGCGCGGGCGTGGGGCTGCGGGTCGCCATCGGGCTGTGGACGATCTTCTGCGCCCGGGTCACCGGCAGCCTGCCGCAGGGCAACCTGCAGGACGTGCTGGACGGCAACGGGCTGGGGACCGGTGTCTGGCTTGTGGTCAACATGGCTGCCATTGCCGTGGTCGGGCCGGTGATCGAGGAGATCTTCTTCCGGGGCGTCGGGCTGCGCGGGGCGCTGGCCTCCCTGTTGCGCCGCAGTGGCACCAACCCCCGGCTGGCCGATCCGCGCCGTCGGGCCCGGCTGGCCATTGCCGCCACCGCGGCGGTGTTCGCCCTGCTGCACGTGTCCGAGGTGAACGATGCGGTGTCCGCGCTGGCGCTGTTGCCCGGACTCTTCGCGGCCGGGGCCGTCCTGGGCTGGCTGACCATCCGCTTCGGGCGGCTGGGACCGGCCATCGTGACCCACGTGGTGTTCAACGGTGTGGCCGTCGTCGCCCTCCTGGTCGTAGCCGGATCGGCCTGA
- the leuA gene encoding 2-isopropylmalate synthase, with translation MGTPAPSRLRTPAGDIPAGQAAYNRQRPSAMPTGRYTPFAPIDLPDRTWPSKVITKAPQWCAVDLRDGNQALIDPMTPARKRRMFNLLVQMGFKEIEVGFPAASQTDFDFVREIIEQDAIPSDVRIQVLTQARPELIARTFEAVEGAPAALVHLYNSTSTLQRRVVFGLDRVGIRRIATDGAEEVARWAEKYPDTDWRFEYSPESYTGTELEYAVEVCNAVSAIWQPTEQNPMVVNLPATVEMATPNVYADSIEWMHRNLERRNGIVLSLHPHNDRGTAVAAAELGYMAGADRIEGCLFGNGERTGNVCLVTLGLNLFSQGIDPQIDFSDIDEIRRTVEYCNQLGVPERHPYGGDLVYTAFSGSHQDAIKKGFDHLRRDAEAAGVEVDEFTWAVPYLPIDPKDVGRNYEAVIRVNSQSGKGGVAYIMKTEHGLDLPRRLQIEFSRVVQEHTDTEGGEVDAKTMFSYFAEEYLERTSPVKLVRTRFETPEEADHPFDKISATVVSNGEEVTASGAGNGPVAAFCQALTSIGHDVRVLDYVEHALSAGGDARAAAYLECAIDGQVVWGVGIDSSITTASLKAVVSAVNRSAAVAARGTDL, from the coding sequence ATGGGTACCCCCGCTCCCTCCCGTCTGCGCACGCCGGCCGGAGACATTCCCGCCGGACAGGCCGCCTACAACCGGCAACGGCCCAGCGCCATGCCCACCGGGCGTTACACCCCCTTCGCGCCGATCGACCTGCCCGATCGCACCTGGCCCAGCAAGGTCATCACCAAGGCCCCGCAGTGGTGCGCGGTCGACCTGCGCGACGGCAACCAGGCCCTGATCGACCCGATGACCCCGGCCCGCAAGCGCCGCATGTTCAACCTGCTGGTGCAGATGGGCTTCAAGGAGATCGAGGTCGGCTTCCCGGCGGCCAGCCAGACCGACTTCGACTTCGTCCGCGAGATCATCGAGCAGGACGCGATCCCCTCCGACGTCCGCATCCAGGTGCTGACCCAGGCCCGGCCCGAGCTGATCGCCCGGACCTTCGAGGCCGTCGAGGGCGCGCCGGCTGCGCTGGTGCACCTGTACAACTCCACGTCGACGCTGCAGCGCCGGGTCGTCTTCGGCCTGGACCGGGTCGGCATCCGCCGGATCGCGACCGACGGCGCCGAGGAAGTGGCCCGCTGGGCCGAGAAGTACCCGGACACCGACTGGCGGTTCGAGTACTCGCCCGAGTCCTACACCGGCACCGAGCTGGAGTACGCGGTGGAGGTCTGCAACGCGGTCTCGGCGATCTGGCAGCCGACCGAGCAGAACCCGATGGTGGTCAACCTGCCGGCCACCGTCGAGATGGCCACGCCCAACGTCTACGCCGACTCCATCGAGTGGATGCACCGAAACCTGGAGCGGCGCAACGGGATCGTGCTCTCCCTGCACCCGCACAACGACCGCGGCACCGCGGTGGCCGCCGCGGAGCTGGGCTATATGGCCGGCGCCGACCGGATCGAGGGCTGCCTGTTCGGCAACGGCGAGCGGACCGGCAACGTCTGCCTGGTCACCCTGGGCCTGAACCTGTTCAGCCAGGGCATCGACCCGCAGATCGACTTCTCCGACATCGACGAGATCCGGCGCACCGTCGAGTACTGCAACCAGCTGGGCGTGCCCGAGCGGCACCCCTACGGCGGCGATCTGGTCTACACCGCGTTCTCCGGCTCGCACCAGGACGCGATCAAGAAGGGCTTCGACCACCTGCGCCGGGACGCCGAGGCGGCCGGGGTCGAGGTCGACGAGTTCACCTGGGCCGTGCCCTACCTGCCGATCGACCCCAAGGACGTGGGCCGCAACTACGAGGCGGTCATCCGGGTCAACTCGCAGTCCGGCAAGGGCGGCGTCGCCTACATCATGAAGACCGAGCACGGGCTGGACCTGCCCCGCCGGCTGCAGATCGAGTTCTCCCGGGTGGTCCAGGAACACACCGACACCGAGGGCGGCGAGGTCGACGCCAAGACCATGTTCTCCTACTTCGCCGAGGAGTACCTGGAGCGGACGAGCCCGGTCAAGCTGGTCCGGACCCGCTTCGAGACGCCGGAGGAGGCCGACCACCCGTTCGACAAGATCTCGGCAACCGTCGTCTCCAACGGCGAGGAGGTCACCGCCAGTGGCGCCGGCAACGGCCCGGTGGCCGCGTTCTGCCAGGCCCTGACCTCGATCGGGCATGACGTGCGGGTGCTGGACTACGTCGAGCACGCGCTGTCGGCCGGCGGCGACGCCCGGGCAGCGGCCTATCTGGAATGCGCGATCGACGGTCAGGTCGTCTGGGGTGTCGGGATCGACTCGTCGATCACCACCGCCTCGCTCAAGGCCGTGGTGTCGGCGGTCAACCGGTCGGCCGCGGTGGCCGCGCGCGGCACCGACCTGTGA
- a CDS encoding aspartate-semialdehyde dehydrogenase, with amino-acid sequence MSGLRVGVVGATGQVGGVMRRILAERNFPIEQIRFFASARSAGKTLPWGDQQIVVEDTAEADPSGLDIALFSAGATLSRAQAPRFAAAGVTVIDNSSAWRKDPSIPLVVSEVNPEAALSAIAEQGTGVIIANPNCTTMAAMPVLKPLHDEAGLRRLIVSTYQAVSGSGLDGVAELEGQVRAVVEGPIAPGALTHDGSAVEFPAPKKYVRPIAFNVIALAGAIVDDGTFETDEEQKLRNESRKILDIPELLVSGTCVRVPVFSGHSLSINAEFDRPLSVARATELLTGAPGVELTDVPNPLQAAGADPSFVGRIRQDASVADGRGLVLFVSNDNLRKGAALNAVQIAEVVAAAR; translated from the coding sequence ATGAGTGGATTGCGGGTAGGAGTCGTCGGCGCCACCGGCCAGGTCGGCGGGGTGATGCGCCGCATTCTGGCCGAGCGGAACTTCCCGATCGAGCAGATCCGGTTCTTCGCCTCGGCCCGGTCGGCGGGCAAGACGCTGCCCTGGGGCGATCAGCAGATCGTGGTCGAGGACACCGCCGAGGCCGATCCGTCGGGTCTGGACATCGCGCTGTTCTCGGCCGGGGCCACCCTGTCCCGGGCCCAGGCCCCGCGGTTCGCGGCCGCCGGGGTCACCGTCATCGACAACTCCTCGGCCTGGCGCAAGGACCCGTCGATCCCGCTGGTGGTCTCCGAGGTCAACCCCGAGGCCGCCCTGAGCGCGATCGCCGAGCAGGGCACTGGCGTCATCATCGCCAACCCGAACTGCACCACCATGGCCGCGATGCCGGTGCTCAAGCCGCTGCACGACGAGGCCGGGCTGCGCCGGCTGATCGTGTCGACCTACCAGGCGGTCTCCGGCTCCGGGCTCGACGGCGTGGCCGAGCTGGAGGGCCAGGTCCGCGCGGTGGTCGAGGGTCCGATCGCGCCCGGCGCGCTGACCCACGACGGGTCCGCGGTCGAGTTCCCGGCGCCCAAGAAGTACGTGCGGCCCATCGCGTTCAACGTGATCGCCCTGGCCGGCGCGATCGTCGACGACGGCACCTTCGAGACCGACGAGGAGCAGAAGCTGCGCAACGAGTCCCGCAAGATCCTGGACATCCCGGAGCTGCTGGTCTCGGGCACCTGCGTGCGGGTGCCGGTGTTCAGCGGGCACTCCCTGTCGATCAACGCCGAGTTCGACCGGCCGCTGTCGGTCGCCCGGGCGACCGAGTTGTTGACCGGTGCCCCCGGGGTCGAGCTGACCGACGTGCCCAACCCGTTGCAGGCGGCCGGCGCCGACCCCTCGTTCGTCGGCCGGATCCGGCAGGACGCGTCCGTGGCCGACGGGCGCGGCCTGGTGCTGTTCGTGTCCAACGACAACCTGCGCAAGGGTGCGGCGCTCAACGCGGTGCAGATCGCCGAGGTCGTCGCGGCCGCTCGCTGA
- a CDS encoding aspartate kinase, protein MGLVVQKYGGSSVGTAERIKRVAERIVATRKDGHDVVVVVSAMGDTTDELMDLAQQVSPSPPARELDMLLTSGERISNALVAMAISALGAEARSFTGSQAGVITDSTHGRARIIDVTPGRIRSALDEGNIALVAGFQGVSQDTKDITTLGRGGSDTTAVALAAALHADVCEIYTDVDGVFTADPRIVPNAAKLDTITYEEMLEMAASGAKVLMLRCVEYARRYGVPVRVRSSYNDLNGTLVQGSMEDIPVESALITGVAHERGEAKVTIAGVADHPGVAAKIFRTIADAEIDIDMVVQNISKAVDGKTDITFTLPKGDGPRAVAALESRRGEIDFESIVYNDHIGKVSLVGAGMRSHPGVTATFCEALAAAGVNIDIISTSEIRISVLVRDVELDTAVRALHDAFELGGDEEAVVYAGTGR, encoded by the coding sequence GTGGGCCTCGTCGTCCAGAAGTACGGCGGTTCGTCGGTCGGGACGGCGGAGCGGATCAAGCGGGTGGCCGAGCGGATCGTGGCGACCCGCAAGGACGGGCACGACGTGGTCGTCGTGGTCTCCGCGATGGGGGACACCACCGACGAGTTGATGGACCTGGCCCAACAGGTCTCGCCCTCGCCGCCGGCCCGTGAGCTGGACATGCTGCTGACCTCCGGGGAGCGCATCTCCAACGCCCTGGTCGCCATGGCCATCTCCGCGCTCGGCGCCGAGGCCCGCTCGTTCACCGGGTCCCAGGCCGGCGTCATCACCGACTCCACGCACGGCCGGGCCCGGATCATCGACGTCACCCCGGGCCGGATCCGCTCGGCGCTGGACGAGGGCAACATCGCCCTGGTCGCCGGGTTCCAGGGCGTCAGCCAGGACACCAAGGACATCACCACGCTGGGTCGCGGCGGCTCGGACACCACCGCGGTCGCGCTGGCCGCGGCGCTGCACGCCGACGTCTGCGAGATCTACACCGACGTCGACGGGGTGTTCACCGCCGACCCGCGGATCGTGCCCAACGCCGCCAAGCTGGACACCATCACCTACGAGGAAATGCTCGAGATGGCCGCCTCCGGCGCCAAGGTACTGATGCTGCGCTGCGTCGAATACGCCCGCCGGTACGGCGTTCCGGTGCGCGTGCGCTCCTCGTACAACGATCTCAACGGCACGCTCGTGCAAGGCAGCATGGAGGATATTCCCGTGGAAAGTGCCCTGATCACCGGTGTCGCGCACGAGCGCGGCGAGGCCAAGGTGACCATCGCCGGAGTGGCCGACCACCCGGGCGTGGCGGCCAAGATCTTCCGCACCATCGCCGACGCCGAGATCGACATCGACATGGTCGTGCAGAACATCTCCAAGGCGGTCGACGGCAAGACCGACATCACCTTCACGCTGCCCAAGGGTGACGGGCCGCGGGCGGTCGCCGCGCTGGAATCGCGCCGCGGTGAGATCGATTTCGAGTCGATCGTCTACAACGACCACATCGGCAAGGTCTCCCTGGTCGGCGCCGGGATGCGCTCGCACCCGGGGGTCACCGCCACCTTCTGCGAGGCCCTGGCCGCGGCCGGGGTGAACATCGACATCATCTCCACCTCCGAGATCCGCATCTCCGTGCTGGTCCGCGACGTGGAACTGGACACCGCGGTGCGGGCGCTGCACGACGCATTCGAGCTCGGTGGCGACGAAGAGGCCGTCGTGTACGCCGGAACCGGAAGGTAG